CCATTCTCCTTAATTTTCATTCACATTCTTTCTCTAAAGGAGGAGATCCTATGAAACGGCTGCCTTCCATACTGTTTTTGACATCAGCGGTTCTTCTAATGGCTCTTTACGGATGTGGCAAAAAGACCACGACCATCAAAGACACCATGCCGGAACCGGAACCGTCTGTTACTACCGAAGTTGAAACACCTGAGCCCGAAACCGAACCATCCGACGACATTGTTTTCCAGACCCGGGATATCGACGCCGAAATGCAAGAGATATTCGTGCCGATCTATTTCGAGTATGACCAATACGAACTCCGGGGTGATGCAATCCAGAAACTCGAACGTGCCGCCAGGTTTCTTTCCGAAAACACCGATGTCCGGATTCTTCTCGAAGGCCATGCCGATGAACGGGGTTCGAATGAATACAATATCGGACTCGGCGAGAACAGAGCCAAGACGGTGAAAAGCTATCTTACCTCCTACGGCATTCCCTCATCGCGCCTGGAGTTTACTTCCTACGGAAGAGAACGTCCTGCAATAACGAATTGCCCCGATGAAGAATGTCATAAGAAAAACCGCCGTGTCGAGTGGAAAGTGCTCGAACGGTAGAATATCCCCGGCCTTGGGGCCTGTGCTCCTTCAGAAATCCTGAAAAGCACACCATAAAACTCGCAAATCACTACTCGCCGAAGCCGCGGTAATGTGCGGCTTTGGCGAGGTTTATGCGGTCCTCAACTTGCCGTATAATCATTCTGCTGCAAAAACACAGCCCTTTTTGCCCCATTCGCTGCGCCCTCAATGCCAATTTGTTATTTTAGTATATCTTTGTTAAAAGTAGATACGATTTCTGAAAGGATTATGCCATGAAAATCACCATAGCCAAAAAGGCTTCGAATGATACTCAGGTCGTGTTTTTGGTTCAGGAAGACG
The DNA window shown above is from Chitinivibrionales bacterium and carries:
- a CDS encoding OmpA family protein, with the protein product MKRLPSILFLTSAVLLMALYGCGKKTTTIKDTMPEPEPSVTTEVETPEPETEPSDDIVFQTRDIDAEMQEIFVPIYFEYDQYELRGDAIQKLERAARFLSENTDVRILLEGHADERGSNEYNIGLGENRAKTVKSYLTSYGIPSSRLEFTSYGRERPAITNCPDEECHKKNRRVEWKVLER